GGTCGGGCAGCGAGGCCGCCTGGCCGTTCAGCGCGAAGGCGAAGCCGGCACCACGGGGCCATACCGCGCAGTTCAAGGGCTGGGGCGGCGGCAAGATCCTGATGGAAAAGCTGTGCGCGCGGGCCGAGGCCCTGGGCGCAGTGGTCCACTGCAGCAGTCGCGCCCTGTGCCTGATCGTAGACCGCGCGCGCGCGGTGGTCGGCGTGGTGGTGCGCATCGAAGGCGAGACACGGTACGTGCGAACGCGCAAGGGCGTGATCCTGTGCGCGGGCGGTTTCATCGTTAACCGCGAGATGGTCGAGCGCTTCGCGCCGGCCGCGCTCGCCTGCAGCGAGGTGGTGTCCGGCGGCAACGATGACGGCTCGGGCATCCGCATGGGCATGAGCGTGGGCGGCGCCACCATCCACATGGACCAGTTCTTCGCCACCATCCCCTTCTTCCCGCCCGAATCGCTGGTCAAGGGCATTTTCGTCAACAAGCGCGGCGAACGCTTCATCAACGAGGACGCCTACCACGGCCGGGTCGGCCATTACGTGCTGCGCCAGCCGGAGGGCAAGGCCTGGCTGCTGGTGGACAACGAGATCTTCGGTCGCCCGGTGATCCAGCCCGACATCGAAGTCGCCGCGGTCGGCGAGACCTGGGAGGAAGTGGAACGCGAGCTGGACCTGCCCGCCGGCAGCCTGGTGCGCACCGTGACCGAGTTCAACCGCCATGCCGCCGAAGGCCAGGACCCGCTGTTCCACAAGGCATCGAACTGGCTGCGCCCGCTCACCACGGCCCCTTTCGCGGCACTCAGCTACTGCGTCGGCGACCTGAAGGCCCACGCCTTCACCATGGGCGGCCTGCACACCCGGCCGAGCGGCGAAGTGCTCGACGCCGACGGCCAGCCGATCGCCGGGCTCTTCGCGGCCGGCCGCAGCGCCTGCGGCCTGCCACGCTGGGGCGAAGGCTACAGTTCGGGCATGTCGCTGGGCGATTCGACCTTCTTCGGCCGCCAGGCCGGACTGGCCGTCGCCACCCGCCAGGACACCTGAGGGATCCGGGCCGCTCGCCGATGCACCCGCGCATTACCCGAGCGCTCTACCCTACTCCCAGGCCGGGAACCAGGGAACCGTGCCCCTTGATGCCCTGAGAGGCCGCCAGAGCAAGCAACAGCGTCGATCGCCCGCTGGTGGCCTCGACCGGTCACTTGCTCTGGCGACGGGCGAAGAACAAGGCTGCTCCGAACGCCCGGGCTAATCCGCGCGCCTCAGCCAAAGCGCAGGCCAATGCGTCGCCCAACAGCAGCGATGATCGAACCCCGGCACCACATCCACACGAGGTCGCACGGCGGCGGGGAATCGATCGGCAAAGGCGTTAACCAGCGCTGGGGTAATGTTGCGGTCGTCCTCGCCGACCAGGTGGAGTTGGGGTACGTCGACCAGTCGGCCCACTCCATCGGCAGGATTGAGCGAGGCCGCCAGCGGCTCCAACCGATGCAGCATCGCCCACGCCGCGTGGTCGAGATTCCCAGCCACTGTTACCAGTTCATTGACATCATCGCGTCGTGCCGCCACCAGCGCCGCCAGCCCGCCGCCGCCGGAATAGCCGACCAGGACCAGCCGCCTCGCGCGGAAGCGTGTTTTCAGCGCATCAATCGCGGCACTGGTCGCCGCAACCACTTCAGGCGCGAAACGGGCTTCGGCCCAGTAGCGACTGGCGCAGCCCCTTATTGCAGGAGCGCCGTACTGGCAGGGGCGCGCAAGATAGGCCGCCGCGCCATCCGGCTGGGACAGCGCCAGCCGCAAGGCAAGGGGATCGCGCGGGCTCGGATCGTCGGAAAGCTGCGAGCTTGAGATCCAGGCCAGACCGTCGCCTTCTAGGTAGACCGTCAACTCATCGGCGGCAACGGGTAGTGGAGGTAGATAAGCGACCAGATCGAAATCGCCTGCAGGCAACACAGCCGCCACCCAGCCTTTCGCCGCGGCCAGCGCATCTGCATGGTCGCGTCGCGCAGCCGGCGACGGGATCGCTGCGCAGGCGGCAAGCAGCAAGCAACAGATCGACGCGATCAATCTCATTTGCCCCCCTCGTCCCCAGGCCGGAAAAACAGGGAGCCGGGGCAAGCCCCGGCTCCCTGTTGCACGAGCATGAAGGATCAGAACGTCCAGCGTGCCTTCACCGACGCGGTCTGGTTGATGAAGCTCTCGCGGTACTCGGCATCGTAGCGACCTGTGATCTCGACCCCTCCGGTCCTGAACACGGCGCCAAGGCCGCCACGCACGAGCCACGGCTCAAGCTCGAGGCCACGGGTGACGAAGGCCGCTCCCGGCGCACCGACGAACGCGGCGGTGACAGTTGCCCGTTCGTTGATCGTGTCATAGCCGACGCCCAGGTTGGCGAGCAAGGACGCACGCTCGCTGAGGCGATGCTCGAGCTTGCCATCCACGCTGATCACCAGCGCCTCGGTACTACGGCTGTCCACATCGAGGTTCAGCACCCCTGCACCCTTTTCGGTGTAGGCGTCGTCCTTGATCCAGCTGTAATCGACGCGGACCGACGGCGTCAGGCTGGTTTGGGCGCCGAGCGCGTAACGACGTCCGATGCCGAGGCCGAGGTAGGCGGTGTCGCTGGTGAAATCGGCCTCGGCCACACGCGCGGCAAAGGTGATCTTGCGACGCCCCTCGTTGCGGTTGCGGCCAATACCGGCCAAGAAGTCGATCTCCGTGCGCTCGTCGAGGCTGTAGCTGCCGTAACCGGTGAGCTGGAAAACGTCGATCTCGGCACTTTGCGGCGTAGCGCTCGAATTGCCGTCAACGTCGCCCTTGGCGTACGCAAAGGCTGCGCCGACGCGCAGCGCCGACGACAGTTCGCCATCGACCCCCAGCGCCACGCCATAGGTCCGAGCCTCGTAGCCCGTTACCTCGCGGCGGTCCTTCTGGTCTGCCCAGGAGCCGAAGGGCTTGAGCCAGAGGTGCTCGTCGCCGAGAAATTCGTCGCCGGAAGAGAGGCCGCGCCGGCTGTCGATGCGCGACTGCAGCACCCGGCCGATATCCCCCATGACGTTTTGCGCCGCCTTGGTGGTCCCACCACTGAGCAGCGGCAACGTCTGGCTAGCCGCAACCGCAACGTCCTGCTGGGTCGTCAGCGGCACGAACAACAGGGCCAATGGGCCTGTCGGGTTGGTGGCCAGCACGTTGTCAAGCACGTGAGCGGCGCCCAGCGCGGGTGAATTACCGAACGCGTTCACGCTACCGACGATCGTGGCTCCGCCTCCGCCACCGGTATCTCCACCGCCGGTATCTCCACCACCGGTATCTCCGCCGCCACCGACCGTGGTCACGATCAGGCTCACATCGTTGGCGCCATAGCTCACCCCAAAATCGAAGAGCACACTGTTGTCCGACACCGAGCTGAAGCTGCCGCTTACTCCACCGTCGGCGTGTATCACCGAGGAGAGCGTGCCATTGGTGAGACCGACCGCCGACGCTGCATCGACGGTGAGACGACCACCGAGTATGGCTGTGCCTGCAGCGTCTATCTTGCCGTAGCTACTCATGCTGCCCACTGCGACGCTCAGGGTATCGGTGGAGGAAAGGTTACCGCCCACCATCAGCGTCTTGCCGGCCGCAACGGACAAGGTGCCGGCATTGCTGAGATTGCCACCGATAGCGACGGAACCCACGCCGAGGCTGCCCCCCGACAATACTGCAACCGCACCGGCCAGACCGGCACCATCCGCCAGGTTCAAAGCGCCACCATTTACGTTAGTAGCGCCGGTGTAGGTATTGTTTGCCGTCATCATCACCGTCCCACCAGCGACCATCACGCTGCCGCTGCCGCTGATCGCATTGGCAACGGTGATGACATCCGAGCGATTGAAGGTGAGCGTGCCGTTGTTGCTCACCACGCCACCACCCAGTGCACCGCTGGTGCCGCCGTTGCCGACCTGCAGCGCCGCGCCGCTGTCGATGGTGGTACCACCGCCATAGGTGTTGGCACCGGTCAGCGTCACCACGCCGGTTCCAGTGGCGACCACCGCACCGCTGCCGCCAATGGCGTTGGCAACGGTGATGGCGTCCGAACGATTGAAGGCGAGCGTGCCGTTGTTGGTCACCGCACCGCTGCCCAGTGCGCCGCTGGTGCCGCCGTTGCCGATCTGCAGCGTGGTGGCGCTGTCGATGGTGGTGGCACCGCTATGGCTGGTACCGGTGACAACGGTCGTGCCGGCGCCGCTGAACGTCAGATGGCCGCTACCGGTGAAAGCGCCGGAGAAGACGTCGGAGTGCCCCCCGTTGTCGATGGAGCCACCGCTGGCGCCCACCGAGATCGCACGGGAACTGGTGAGGTCCGCGGTCGTCAGCAGCGTGCCCCCGTCCAGGGTGAGCGCGCTCCCGGCCGCACCGAGCGCGCTGTCGGCGGCGATGCTGAGCGTGCCCTGTTTGACGATCCACGGCGTCGCCGCGGTAGTGGTATTGACCAAGGCCCAGGTGCTGGTCCCGGTCTTGGTGAAATTCTGGAAGCCTTTGAACTGTGCGGAATTGCCGATCTTGGAGGCGTCGAAGCTGCCGTTGGTGCCCCCGCCCAGCGTGAGCGTGTCGCCGCCGTTGGTGCTGCCACTGGTGCTGACGACGTTGCCGGTGAAGGTGCCGCCGGACAGGATCACCAGTTCGTTGCCGCCGCCCGAAAGCGACACCGCATTGGCCCGCGTTACGCCATTCCCGTGCAGCCCGCCGCTGATGACGCCGCTGTTGGTAATGGTCGAATTGCCGGTGGAAATGACCCCGGCACCACCCGCCCCCGCCGCACCCGAATAATAGCCCGGCCCCCAGGTACCGATACCGGCGACACCACCGGCGCCGCCATTGCCGCCGGCCAGACTTCCACTATTGATCAAGGTGAAACCCGCCCCGGCCACCGCAGCAGCACCCGCTCCGCCGTCACCACCATATCCGCCGTACTTTGAGCTGGTGGCATTACCGCCTCGACCGCCGTCGCCGCCACGCCCGCCAGTCACGTTCGTGGCGTTGGTCAGGGTGAAGCCGGTGCCTGTAATGCCAGTAACGCCCGCCCCCCCCGCGCCCCCTATTCCACCCGATCCACCGTCTGATCCCGCCGCGCCGGCAGCGCCGTTGCCCAGTGCCCAACTACCGGCGCCCGACAGCGTCAGGTTGCTGCTGCCTGCACTGATCGACTGCCCGGCAACCACGGCCGTGCCAGCGTTGGTGATCGTCGTGGTCCCGGTAAGGGTGGGCAGCGGGCTGGACGGTGTCAGGTCGAGCGAGCCGCTCAATTCGATCGTGCTGCCCGCATCGGCGTTGGCATCGGTGATCGCCTGGCGCAGCGAACCGGCGCCGCTGTCGTTATCGTTCACCACAGTGTAGGTCGCCGCCGTGGCCGCCTGGGCGACCAGCGCCAGCAGGCCCAGCGACAGTGCCCGGCACACCGGCTTCAGCAGCGGACTGGCGGCCGGTCGGGCGATACCGGCGAACACCGGGCGCGATGCGGGCGAGCCGCCGGCGCAGACGTGCGCCGATTCGGGCACGGCCTGAAGGATGCCGGAACGGCGATTGCGGACGAGGCGGTAGGCAAGCTTGTTCAACTTAAACTCCTTTGGTTTTCTTGTTGCGTCGCTGTTGTGTGCTGCCCGGCTTGTAGGCAGGGCTTAATCTGCTTTGGGGAATTCAGGCGTGCGGGCGCTCAGGCATCGTCGAAACGGCGGCGCCACACGCTGCGGCCGTGGGCATCGGTGCCGAGCAGGGCCAGGCCGCTCTGGCGGATCACGCGCAGCCCGGCAGGCGTGTCGAGCTTCGGGTTTTCCATGGTCGCGACCACGCCTTCCGGCGAGCCCGGCTCCCCGCCGTAATCAGCGGCCAGGGTCGCAAAGGTGCAGTCGAACAACTGCAGCGCCAGGCCCACGATGCGGCTGTCGGGCCGCACGAAGGTGCGGTAGAACCAGTAGGGCCGGCCGTCGGCGGGCAGGATGTCCGGGTAGAACGACGACACGCCGGCAATTTCGCCGTGCACGTCGAGCGCCACCGCGCCCACCTCGAAGGTGCGCCGCCAGGCGGCGAACGGGGTTCCGATGGCGCCGTGGTCGGCCCAGAAGCGGGCGAGCGCGGCACGCGTTTCGGCCGTGTTCCCGCCGCCGAACAGCCAGACGATGGAGTAACCGCGAAACGTGCGCAGCCTGCGGGCGGAATCGCTGAAAGGCATGTGGGACGGAGCTCCGGTCATGGGGCAGAAGCGACGGCGGCGAGACCGTCGTCGTTGAGGAAGAGCGCGCACCACACCCGCCACATGCGGATCGCCCGCGCCAGCTCCTGCGGCCGGCGCAGCGAACGGGTCGCGCGCGCCAACACGGTGGCATAGCTCTGGGCGTAGAGCCGGCATGAACGGCAATCGACGTTGGGCGTGCAGCACTTTTCGCTGCTGGCGCTGAAATCGGTGTTGTAGTGGCGTAGCGCGTTGGTCAGCCGCACGGCGCAATCGGCCGCCACGTCGGAACCGGGCAACAGTTCCGGGTACAGGCCGGCCGGGTCGTGGATGAGCGCGTTGTATTCATGGCTGTAGACGACCTTGCAGGTGGCGTCGTCCATCAGCCGCGCGATCGCGTCGTGTGCGCGGGCGAGATGCACCGGCTGCAGCACCAGGTTGTCGGCCGCGGAGCTGATCGCGTGGTAGCGGTCACCCGGGCCTTCGCCCTGTATGAAGCGGCTGTAGCGGGCGGTGGGGCTGTAGTGGTTGAAGGTCAGCGCGAGGTCGTTGTCCGCACACATCGCCGCGACCTCGCCGATCTCGTCGATGTTGCGCGCATTGAGCGTCATCACGAAGACCGCGCGCGGGTCGCCGCGGTAGTTGCGCACCTGCTTCTGCTGGACGTCGGCACCGCGCAGCGCCTTGTCCGTGGCCGCCCCTCCCCACACCGACACATGAATGCGGTACGGCACTTCGGCGGAAATCCGCTGGATCCCGTTGGTGAAGACCACGCCATAGGGCAGATGGCGGGCGGCAATCACCAGCTTGTGCTGCACCAACGACGGTTCGGCCCCGCTGAAATAGCCGTAGCGCACGCCCCGCGCCGCCTCTGCGGCGAAGAAGCGCTCGACCCCGCCCCCCTCGTCGGCATCGACATGGCCGAGGTAATCGTTACCGGAAAAGTAGAGACAGCCTTCGCAGCGCAGATTGCAGCGGGAGGTCAGGTCGTACTGACTTGGCCTCAGCGGCAAGGCGCGTTCGCGCAATGCCCGCCAGAACGCGAGATCGGCGGTAGAGGGCGCCTCCACCAAGGATGATCGCACCACCCCACTCACCAGGACATCACCGCAACGCGTCATACGATCCGCACCTTGCGGGTGTTCAGTGCCGGATTACGCCAGAAAGCGTCGTTCTGGAAACGCTGGAAGATATCCGGTGGCAGCACACTGGTCCGCGGTGTGGCCACCACGCGCTGCCGCACCGCATGCAGCCCCGGCGTGCCAGTGCGGGCGTCGAACTCGTCAGCCTCGAAGCGGACGTTATCGAAATCGTGGCGGAAGGCAGGTTCGCCGATGAAGTCGTAGATCGCATCGAGGACAAGCTGCGGCTTCGCCACCAGGGTGTCGTACTGGACCAGCATCAGGTTGGCCGCGTAATCACCGAAGAAGGCTTCCTTCAGCGCGTTGTACGCGTAGCCCACCAAGCCCTCACCGTTGGCGATGCCTTCCGCCCGGGAATACACGGTGCCGCTGGTCTGGTAGTTGAAGATCGACGACGGTGACAAGGCGTTGCGCTGGATCAGGCGCTCGACGCTGTCGATGATCCAGGGCAGGTCGCGCACGCAGGCGATCACCTTGCCCTGCGGAAACAGCGTGCGCAGCAGCGACATGCGCGCGCACCACACGCGGTTGGTGTCGAAGATCACTGCGGCCTCGTATTCCGGGCCGTAGTAGTGCTCGAAAACGCCGCGCAGGATGCGCTCGCGCTGAGCGTCGCTGAGGAATACCGCGTACTCGTTGCGCGCGCTCATTTCTTGTTGCAGGACACTGAGCATGCCACCCACGGGCCCGCTCATGCCGGCGTGAACACGGGGATTCTGGCGCAGGAGCGCAGCGAGCAGAGTGGAGCCGGAGCGAGGCAGACCCGATATGAAATGGATTGCAGACACGACAGGCGAAATGCAATGGTTGTTCGGATGGGTGGCACCGACACCTGCGCTCCGCCGCCTGACCCTTACAGGTGCAGCCGATTGCCCATGTCGGGTACAGCCCACGCAGTGTAACCAAAAGTGTTCGACGCGATGCTGTCGCAGCCGATTTCTCTACACATTTTAAATACTCGATATGTGATCAATTCATATGACGAATCGACTTTGCCGCCCACACGAGGTCGTAAACCGAGGCGGCCCAGTGACGCCCCATCTCGGCGAGCGCGCGCCTGCCGGAGCAAGCGCGCAGCCCTTGGAGGCTCGTGTCGGCCTTTGCCACCATGGAAACACCCAAGCGGATACGCCCCCGGGAGATGCCCACCCCACCACGTTCTTTGAGCAAACGCCGGAGAACTCACCCGCACTCAGCGGGTCACCTGCGCCTCCATCATCGCCAGGAACTGATCGGAGTACGGCGGCAGCAGACCCCACTCGCGGCGCGGATCGTAGGCCGGCGCCTTGAACACCGTGCGCGCATGGCTGAATTCGAGAAAGCCCTCGCGACCGTGGTAGTGCCCCATGCCGGAGGCGCCCACGCCGCCGAAGGGCGCGTCTTCCATCGCGGCGTGGAACATCGCCTCGTTGATCGTGACGCCACCCGACAGCGTGTGCTCGAGCACGCGCTTCTGCTCGCCCTCGTCCTCGCCGAAGTAGTACAGCGCCAGCGGACGCGGACGGCTGTTGATGTCGGCGATGACCGCGTCGATCGCGTCGTAAGGCTTCACGACGACCGCGGGACCGAAGATCTCTTCCTGCATGATCATCGCGCTCGACGGCGGATCGATGACGATGGCGAGCGGGCGGCGGCGCCCAGCCGCATCGGCCGCCAGCGGCGCCGGCGCGCAGTCCACCCGGGCGCCGGCACGGGCCGCATCGCTGACATAGGCGTCGACCCGGGCCACGTGGCGCTCGTTCACCACCGCGACCATGTCCGGGTTCCCCGCCACACTCGGGAACAGTTCGCCGAAGCTGCGCTTGAGCGCGGCGACGAAATCCTCGAGCTGCTCGCGGGCCACATAGACGACGTCCGGATTTACGCACAGCTGCCCGCCGTTGCTCGCCTTCGCGGCGGCGATGCGGAAGGCCGCGGTCGGGAGATCGGCGCTTCGGGCAACGATGGTCGGCGACTTGCCGCCCAGCTCCAGCGTCACCGGCACGAGGTTCTGGGCGGCGTTGCGCATGACCGCCTTGCCGACCTGGGTGCTGCCGGTGAACACGATGTGATCGAAGGGCTGAGCGGTGAAGATCTCGCCCACGTCAGGGCCGCCGGTGACGACGCCGACCTCGAGCGGATCGAACATGTCGACGACCGCCTCGGCCACGACCTGGGCCGTGCGCGGCACCACCTCGGAAGGCTTGAGGATGGCGCGGTTGCCGGCAGCGAGCACACTGGCGAGCGGACTGAACAGGGTGAACAGCGGCGCGTTCCAGGTGCCGATGATGCCCACCGTGCCCTTGGGCTGGTACATCACCCAGGCCTGGGCGCCCAGTTGGTCATAGGGCGGGAACGGCGTGCGCGGTTCGCTCGCCATCCAGGGCTCGAAATGATCGCGGGCATACTTCAGCGAGGTCAGCGAACCGAGCACATCGTTCATCAGCGAATAGCCCTTGGGACGGCCGCCGAAGTCCGCGTCCATGGCCTCGACCAGGGGCTTGTGGTACTTCACCAGCAGGTCGATCGCCGTCTGGATGCGGCGCTTGCGCTCCGCGGCACTGACGGCGCCAGCGGCATCGAACGCGCTGCGTTGTTGCTGGAGCAGGCCGACCAGGCCTGCGGCGGTAGTGATGATCTCTTTCGTCACGGCAATCGCTCCGGGTTGAGAGGCGGGATTTGACGCAGTTGCGCACGCTGCGAACTTAACCCGCGAACCCCGAAGCCGCGTAGTCCGATCGGACGATCGCCCCAGGCCGCGCCGGCAAAAAACGCTAGTCCGTTGGGACGATGACCCTGTCAGGGGCGAATTCCATACTCGGCGCCATCTTCTCTCCCGTCTTGCGAGACACGACATGACGACGCACAAGGGTTTCGACCCCCAGGCATTCCGCGCCGCGCTCGGCACCTTCACCACCGGGGTCACCATCATCACGACCCGCACCCCGGATGGCGAAGCGATCGGCATCACCGCCAACAGCTTCAACTCCGTCTCCCTCAATCCGCCCCTGGTCCTTTGGAGTCTGGCGAAGAATGCCCGCAGCCTGCAGGCCTTCTCGAGCGCGAAGCACTGGAACGTGCACGTGCTGTCGGCCGACCAGGAGCCGCTTTCGGGCCGCTTCGCCCGCCAGGGGGAAGACAAGTTCGCGGGACTCGAGCTGGACGACGGCATCAGTAAGGCACCGCTGCTGAAGGACTGCACGGCACGCTTCCAGTGCCGCACTGCCTTCAGCTACGACGGCGGCGATCACGTCATCTTCGTCGGCGAGGTGCTCGCCTACGACCACAGCGATCTGCCGCCGCTCGTCTTCCAGAGCGGCCAGTACGCGCTGGCCGCGCGCAAGCCACGCGAGGAAGTCCGCCTCGGGGCGACGCCGCCGCCCGAGTGCAGCTACACCGAGGACCTGCTCGGCTACCTGCTGGGGCGCGCGCACTACCAGATGCTGTTCGCCCTGCGCCAGTTGCTGAACACACAGGCCCTGGACGAGCGCTCGTTCTTCGTCCTGTCGGTGCTGTCGATCCGCGACCGCCTGACGCTGAACGAACTGAACGCCTTCATTGCATACACCGGCATGCTGGCCACGGACGAGTCGATGGCTTCGCTGGAATCGCAGCGCCTGGTCGCGCTCGAAACCCACGACGGCGAAGAGCGTTACGTCCTGACGGCCGACGGCCGCGAGGCCTCGCTGCGCCAGATCGCGCTGGCAAAGGCCGTCGAGGAAGACATCGCGGCCAAGCTCGGCGCAGGCGACGCGATGGCCCTGAAACTGCTGCTCAAGCGCCTGATCGCCAGCAGCGACCCGGGCATGCCCGACCTCTGGTCGCCACGCTGAGCGCCCGCTGACGACACCCCGAACGCTTAATCGAAAAGGACATCCCATGCCTCTCATCGACCGTTTCCGCCTCGACAACCAGGTCGCCATCGTCACCGGCGGAGGCCGCGGCATCGGCCGTGCCATCGCCCTGAGCTACGCCGAAGCCGGCGCCGACGTCGTGTGTGCTGCACGCACGCTGGCCGACGTCGAGGCGGTTGCGAACGAGGTCCGCGCCCTCGGCCGCCGTGCCCTGGCTGTTCAATGCGACGTCACCGACCTGCCGCAACTGGCCAGCGTGGTCGAGGCCGCAATGAACGAATTCGGTCGTATCACCCATCTGGTGAACAACGCCGGTGGTTCGGGGCCCAACGACCCGCTGAAGATGTCGGCGGAGAAGTTCGAGGGGGTGTTCCGCTTCAACGTCAGCTCGGCCTACGAGCTGACCCGCCTGTGCGTGCCGCACATGCGCGCGGCTGGCGGCGGCAACGTGGTCAACATCACCTCGGGCGCCGCTCGCTACGCACAACCCTATTTCAGCGCCTACGGCACCGCCAAGGCCGGGCTGAGCCAGCTCACCCGCCTGCTGGCGCAGGACTTCGCCCCCGACGTGCGCGTCAATGCGATCGCGCCGGGACCGATCATGACCGCCGCGCTCGACCGTGCCCTGCCCGCCAACATGCGCGAGGGCATGATCAAGAACACGCCACTGAAGCGGCTGGGCGAAGTCCAGGACATCGCGGCCGCCGCGCTCTACCTCGCGACCCCGGCCTCCGCCTGGGTCACCGGCAAGATCATCGAGGTCGACGGCGGCGCCGAGTCGAGCGTCTGGCCGGGCTGAGCCCGCCCCGGACACACGGCCCTCCTTCATTCACGGACGCAAGCATGGACAACACCCTGAT
This genomic window from Thauera humireducens contains:
- a CDS encoding glucose 1-dehydrogenase; amino-acid sequence: MPLIDRFRLDNQVAIVTGGGRGIGRAIALSYAEAGADVVCAARTLADVEAVANEVRALGRRALAVQCDVTDLPQLASVVEAAMNEFGRITHLVNNAGGSGPNDPLKMSAEKFEGVFRFNVSSAYELTRLCVPHMRAAGGGNVVNITSGAARYAQPYFSAYGTAKAGLSQLTRLLAQDFAPDVRVNAIAPGPIMTAALDRALPANMREGMIKNTPLKRLGEVQDIAAAALYLATPASAWVTGKIIEVDGGAESSVWPG